The Bdellovibrio bacteriovorus region CGACACCAGAAAAAGCCTACATTAATTTGGGTCTGGCGAAATTCAATCAAAAGGACTTCACTGGTTCGCGCAGTGCTTTCACAAAAGTACTCAACGTAAATCCCGATGACTGCATTGGGAACACTTACTTCGGCCGTACGTTCTTTGAAACTGAAGATTATGCTCGCGCGGCAGAAACTTTGGATCGCGCGATCGGCTTCTGTCAAAAAAGCCTTTATGATGAACCTCACTACTACAGTGCTTTGGCTTACTACCGCCTTGGAGACAAATCCAAATCGGTGGCTCGCTTTGAAGAGCTTATAAAGTATTACCCTACTGGGAAATACCGTGAAAAAGCCAAAGGCATGCTCAGCTTGATTCGAAAGGGACATTAATGAAAAAAACCGGTGAAATTTTAAAGAAAGCCCGTGAGCAAAAAGGCCTGTCTCTGCATGAAATTGGTCTTTCTTTGAAAATCAACAGCAAGGTTTTAAAAGCCATCGAAGAAGGTGATGATTCTCAATTGCCTGCGAAAACTTTCTTGCGCGGTTTCGTACAAAGTTACGCAAATTTCCTGCAACTGGATTCAGACAAGGTTTTGGAAGTGTTCTATGAAGAGATGGGTTCAACAAAACCAAAACCTTATATCCGTGAAGTAGAAACTCCTAAATCTGAAGTTACGGAAACACGTACTAGTTCAAGTGTTACAAGCACTGAGAAACCAGCAGAGACGGATGCCGAAGCCACGGTCACGCCGATTCGTCGTACCGCGCCTGCTTCGTCTGGAAAATCGGATTTAAAATCCCTTCAAGAAAATAAGTCCACGAAGACCATCGCTATTATTGGCGTAGGGGTCGTGCTTATCGGTCTTATTCTTTTCACAAAAAAGATGATCGACAAGTATTCAAAAGAAGCTGAAGTTCCAAGCGGTGAAGTTGCGCAAACAATGGAAGGTGCAACACCGGTAACGGCTGAAACGCCGACAGTGACTGATGTTGATACCAATGGAGATGCAAGTCCCCTGACGAACTTAACGGCAAGCCCAACTCCAGCAGCGCCATCAAGCCAAGCTTCTCCAACACCAACAGCCTCGCCTCTTGTGTCGACGCCAACTCCAACGCCTTCACCAACACCGGTTGCTGCGGCATCACCAACTCCAACAGCGACTCCGAAGGCAAGTCCTACGCCAAGCCCGACGGCTACTCCGGTAGCGACGGCAAGTCCAACACCAAGTCCTTCGCCGACTCCGTCGCCCACACCGAAAGAGACGAATAAACCCGTCGAACTTATCGTAGAAGCTTTGGATACAGTGGAAATTGAGTACTCTGCTCCAAACGGCAAGCCGCAAAAGATCCGTCTATCTGCTGAGCAAGTTCATACTTTTAAAAGCAAAAGTGGCCTTCGCATCAGCTTTTCTAACGGTGGCGCTGTCAACTTGATCCACAATGGAAGAGAAATCGGCATCCCAGGTGATTTGGGTAAGCCCATTAAGTTGAGCTACTAAACTTGAAAGACTTCCGCCGCATTTGGGCTATCAGCCTTATTGTAAAACTGATTCTGGCGGCACTTATTCCGCTAAGTGCCGACGAAGCCTATTACTGGGTTTGGTCACAAAGACTTCAGCTAAGTTATTTCGATCATCCGCCGATGGTCGCTTGGCTATTTTATCTAGGTCAAATTTTTGAACCTTTCATGCACGCCGTTCGTTGGCCCGCCGTGATTTTAGGTCATGGAATGTTGGCGGTTTGGTATTACATCCTGAAAGATCATGTTCCGTTTGAAAAGATCAAGGTGTGGGTTTATCTGGCCTTATTCTCTCCCCTTTTAGGATTTGGATCTTTGATCGTTACGCCCGACTTGCCGGTGATGTTCTTTTGGTCGCTATCGATTTTATTGGCACTCAAAGCACTTCAAGGAAAATCACTGGGAATTTACGCCGCCTTAGGGGCAAGTTTAGGCTTAGGCTTCTGCGCAAAATATCACATCGTTCTCTTTGTACCCTGCCTTTTAGTTTATCTCTTTGCCGAAAGAAAATGGAAAGACGTGCGCATTTCAGGTGTGGTACTTACGGTCATCACGGGTTTAATTTTCTGTGCACCAGTGATTCTTTGGAACGTTCAAAACAACTTCGCCTCTTTTGAATTTCAGTTGAAACACGGCTTAGAAAAAAGCAGCTATAATCCTGAATGGACGCTTTCTTACGTCCTTGGCCAAATACTGATTCTTTTCCCGTTAGTATTCTGGGCGGCTTTGCGTTCAAAAGTTCCTGCAAGTTTGCGTTGGCTTTATTACTTCGGTTGGGGACCTCTTTTGTTCTTCTTTCTGACTTCTTTCCGCGCCCTTGTGGAAGCCAATTGGCCGATCATCGGTTATCCTGCGGTTTTAGGCCTAGCCTTGTTTCACGAAAAAATTCAGAAGTGGCTTAAGTATTATGTCATTTTTTGGGGAAGCATTATCGCTATTGTGCTTGCAACACTTTTTACACCCACACTTCGCAAGATGAATGATAAAGTTAACGAACCTTATGAGTTTCAAGAACTCAGTGCCGTGGCTCGCGAATACAGCCCGCTGTACGCAAGCTCCTATCAAATGGCGGCTTCATTATGGTATTTCAGCAAAGTTCCAACATTTAAATTAAAAGACATCAGTCGTTTTGATTTTTTTGACACTCTTCCTGAAGCGCAACCCACATCAGGCAGATTTTATTTAGTGAAGCGCGAGAGAAATGGTTTACCTTCTTGGATTTCCGAACAACAATGGCAGATGAAAGAGATTAAAAAGATATCTCCAGATTTTGTCTTGTTGGAATTCACAAAATGATCAAACTCTTTGGTGCTTTTTCATTCTTGCTTGTTACTTACTTCCTTTACGGATTTTATATAAATCAGTACGAAGTTTCCGTCGTGCCCCAACAGATCACGCGTGAGCACGCCAAGAATTTAAATGACTACAAAGGCGTGATGAATGTTCACACAGATTTAAGCAGTGGTTCAGCCCCGGCAAGTTTCGTTATCGCCTCTGCAAAATTAGCGAACTTGGATTTTTTGATGTTCACCGACTTGAACATCTTCAATATGCCGACGACGTTTGAATCCTATCACGGAAATCTTTTGGTTTTTTCTGCTGGTAAGTACAGTTATCTTGATTCTCGTTTAATTTATTATTCGTTAAATCAAGAAAGCATCGGAAGTAATTTGGGCGAAGCTCAAGTAAAACTTGCCGATCTGCTTTCGCAAAAAACGGGCGCCAGCAAAGAATCATTAACGATTCTCACTCATCCCTACAAAGCCGGCTATTCTTGGAGTGGTGAAATTCCCGAAGGCCTTGATGGTTTTGAACTTCTAAATATGAAGAGCTTGGTGAATCGTGCCTGGGAAGAATCAAAAATTTCCACGATCTGGAGTTTATTGATCTATCCATTTAATCCACGCTTGTCATTCCTTCGGCTTTACACTGAGCCCACAGATGAAATCGCGTTGTTAGATAAAATGAGTCAGCAACGTCGCATTATCGTCTATGGCGGAACCGAAGCTTCAGCCCGAGTTATTCCACTCGCGAATTATTTCATTCGCTTTCCTAGCTACAAGCGCTCTTTTGAATTTATGAGCAATCACGTTTTAATGAAGTCGGAGCTCACCGGTAGCTTCAACAGTGATCGCACGAAAATTTTCAATGCTTTAAAAAGCGGGAATTTTTATATCGCTCTTGATATGCTTGGAGATCCCAAAGGATTCGTCGCTACCATCGAGAGCGAAAACAAATCTCACTTAATGGGTTCGGAAATAAAGTTTTCAAAAAACATGTCTTTGAAAGTGAGCTTGCCGGTCAAACCCAAAGATTTTTTTGAAATCATCATAATTAAGAACGGCGAAGTGGCGGCACGAATCAACGATCCCGAAACTGTTTATCAGATCCCCGAGCCGGGAGTTTACCGAGTGCAGGTGCGTGTCAGCCCGATGCTACCACTTCCTGACGCCAAAAAATGGATCACTTGGATTTACACGAATCCTTTTTACGTTACTCCTTAAGTCTTATTTCAACTTCCAAACCCTGAATCGGTGGAGTTTGGCAGGCTAAGCGCTCCTCATCTAAAAATTTTCGGTCTTCCGCCATTTCGCTTTCTATTTCGTTACGAGGACCGACGTCCGAAAGACCTTTACGGACATGGACTAAACATGTTCCACAAGTTCCATTGCCGCCACAGGTATGGCTGATCTTAATTCCCGCGCGCAAAGCGACTTCCAGGACGGTTTCATCCTTATGACTCACCGGGACATCTGGGTGGTCTGGTAAAAAGGTTATATATATTCCAGACTTAGTGCCTTTCACGGCTAGGAACTCCTTCAAAGAACGACTCTTTTGTTGAAACCGCTCTCTCCATTTTGTATCAATAAATCCATGAGATTCATAGCTTTTGACTTAGAGACCACTGGAACTGTTCCTGGCGTAGACCAAATCGTTGAAATCGGGGCTGTTCGCTTCATTGACGGCCAACCTGAGGCGATCTTCGCAACACTTGTAGACCCACAACGTCCTATTCCTCCAGGCGCTTCGGCGGTGAATGGTATTAGTGACGACATGGTTAAAGGTAAGCCTTTCATTGAAAGTCTTTTGCCGATGTTTGCAGAATTCTGTGGTGACGATATTCTTGTCGCGCACAATGCGCCGTTTGACTCTCAGTTTTTAACTGCGGATATCAAAAAGTATGAAGCTGCGGCTCCTAAAGGTTTGATCCTTGATACACTTCCTATCGCAAGAAAAGTGTTCCCGGGTCTTCCAAACTACAAACTTGGAACTTTGGTTCAGCACTTGAAAATCCCGACAACGGATTTCCATAGAGCAGAAGAAGATGCCTCTTATTGCGGTCACTTGTTCCACCAAATGGTGAAAAGAATTTCTATCGGCGGCCAACCTCCACAAGTGACAAACCTTGTGGCACTAACAGGCAAACCAGAACTTCGCTTCCCACAAATCGTGCGCCAGCCAAAACAAATGGATTTCTTCGGCGTTTAATTTTTCTTTGAAAATTTAAAACTAAAAAGCCCTGAGTGATCAGGGCTTTTTTTTATTCTTTAGCTTTGTGAGCAATCGGATAGCGACGACCGCGACCAAAAGAATGTGGTGATACTTTCAATATGGGCGGAGCCTGCCAACGCTTAAACTCCGTGCGCATAAGTACAGGCAACAACCATTTGTCGGTCTCCGTCTTCGCCGGACCTGATCTTTCCACTAAGTAAGCCACAGATTTATCAAGATCTTCATACGGCGGCAGACTGTCTTGGTCTTTTTGATTTGGACGAAGTTCTGCGGAAGGAGCGCGCGTGATGATCTCTTCTGGAATCACTTCACCTTGTTGGTTGTAATAACGAGCCAAGGCATAGACTTGTTCTTTAGTTAGATCTCCCAGAGGAGCTAAACCACCACACATGTCTCCGTACAATGTGGAATATCCCGCGGCGTATTCGCTTTTATTTCCCGTTGTTAAAAGCATGCTGTTTTCTTTATTTGAAAACGCCATCAAAGTTAAGCCCCGCAAGCGAGCTTGCAGGTTTTCATGAACCAATCCGAAATCTTTTAGATCGATTCCTTTTTCAAGGCCTTTGACAACCTGATCATACATAGGGCCGATCTCGACAACCTTGAAATCAACACCCAAGTTTTTTGCTAAGTCTTTCGCCAAAGTCAGACTTTTTTCAGCGTTGAAAGGACCAGGCAGTCCAATCGTTGTTACATTCGACGGACCTAGCGCATCCACTGCCAATGCGGCAACAACCGCAGAGTCGATTCCTCCGCTAAGTCCAAGATGCACTTTTTTCATTCCCGTTTTTGCACAGAAATCACGAATGCCTAATACCAGTGCGCGACGAAGTTCTTCTGTCACATCTATTTTCGGCGTTTTATTCCACACTTCCATCGTGTCGATATCAATAACGTTGATATCTTCTTCAAAGGACTGACACGTTAGAACTTTCTTTCCGTTTTTATCGATAACGAAGCTTGCGCCATCAAAAATAATTTCATCCTGAGCACCTACAAGATTCACATACATCATCGGTGCTTTGAAATACCGAGCTGTCTTACTGACGACATATTCCCGCTGCTTCATCTTGCCGACAAAATAAGGAGACGCGCTAAGGTTGATCACCATGTCGATCTTTTGTTTTTTTACCTGCGCTAATGGATTCACCACATACGGCGAACGACCTTCTTTGTCTGGCCAGCCCCAAATATCTTCACAAATTGTAAGAAAGAATTTTTTCCCCTTCCAAGTGAAGTAGTTCTTAGAAAGATCACCGGGTTGAATGAAGCGGGCTTCGTCGAAAACATCGCCTGTAGGCAAAAGTTGTTTGTGGAAAAATCGAGGTTTTTGACCTTTTGCCGCAAAGACAGCGCTATTGAAATAGGGACGTCCCATTTTTTTCGGATTCTTCGTAATCAATCCAAAAATAACGCCGATGTCTTTGGGAATTTTTGAAAGCAGGGATTTTAATTCTTGTTCTTGTTTAGCAACGACCTTTGAACGCTCTAAAAGATCGAAAGGATGATAGCCGAACAATGCGCACTCAGGAAATACGACAAGATCACACTTGCGCTGTTGCGCTTGGCGAATGAAGTCTAAAATTTTTTCTTTATTAAACTGGAAGTCGGCGAGTGTCGGATTTATTTGGGCAATAGCGATTCTCATTCAATCACTATACGCCCAGAAAACCCGTCTTGGTAGCCATGCCAGTGATTAATCTCGACTTCTGGAAACTTCCAGCAATAGAAGCCATCGCCGTTGTCAAAGTCCGCCATCCAAAGACCCTTCGGTTCGGCTCCCAACTTTTCGACTTTGACTTGCCAACGGTCAATAATGACGTTGATTTCAGCTTCGATAGCTCCCACTGATGGATGCGACTTGTCGGAAAAGGCATCAATGCGATTCAGGTGAGTTTTGACTTGGCGGCTTGCCTCATCAGTCATGCGATAGATCAGCGGCAAAAGACGTCGCGCTTCCTGCAACGTGAATGTTTTTTTGCGATTGATTTCAACCACATTTTCCAAAGACGATCCCCCACCCTTATGTCGATGAAGGCTGTATCCATGAAAGATCGGAGTGTTTCAAGCAATTAAAGCAAAGACAGATAACTTAAGAATTTATATGAAGAATTTCTAAACGCGACGCAGATTATCCGGAATCGCTCTTAGACATTTGCAGTGCCTGACCGCCAATAAAGATCACAAGCGCAATGACCAACGCCGCAATGAACAAATAACGTATAAAATTTCCAATCGTCATGGGTTCATCTTCTTGGACCGTCGTTTTAATTTCGGGCTTTTTAACTAGAATTTTCTTAGGTGGTGGCTTTACGGATTCGCCGGCAACAATACGCCCCCCTGTGCCGTCGGCCTTCTTTTCAAGTTTCTTTCTTTCTGACTCTGTCAGACCGGTTATGCCCACAGACATTCTTTTTCTTTGAGGAGCGACGTAACGGCCCCCATTGCTCGCTCTAAAGAAGCCCCCATTACCACCATTGTCCAAGGCGATTTCAACGACCTTACCGCCCCCTTGCGCATTCCCCCCAGTTTCCACACCAGAAGAAGGACGACGTCCTCGGTTCATGTAGGAGCTGCCGCGGCGAGAAGAAGAACCGGCGTATGTTCCACCAGATCCGCCGCTACTTCCATCAGAGGAACTGCTCGAACTAGAGTTGTTCTTGGATGAAGAGCCATCGCCCGATGAGCCACCGCCGTTGTTATTACTAGGGGGTCTTCCACTAGTCAGGGTCCCCGGCTGAAATTTTTTATCGCACTCAGAATCTTCATCAACGACAGAGGGTGTATCGCTGCCAAGAGTAGGAAGTTCGCCGTACTCAAGAAGACAGGCGACGTATTTTCCCATGTAGTTATCAACAAATTGCCCAAACGGTTTGAAGATCTGATTTGCTAACATCAAAATCAGAGAGACAGTAATAACCAACATCAGAACGTATTCGATCACGGCCTGACCTTGTTTATTCCCAAGTCTAGAAGTAAATTGAGATTTCTTCACTCGTACGAGCATTTAGGTCATAATACAACATATGATGACTGGACTGAATTTCAATCGTTCCTTATTTATCCTGTTCTTGGCTTTTGTCTCATATTCATACACTCCCCAGGCTTTAGGCCAGAGTAAGGATGAATTCTCTCTCTTCGAAAAAGAGCTCGACGCAAACTCTTCTGCGGAGGTAAAACCTTCATCGGCGCCGAAGTCTACAGAGAAAAAGACTTCGACTCCGGCGAAAGCAATTTCTGCTCCGGCAGCGAAAGCCACTCCAGCTCCGTCGCCTATACCAGCACCCGCAGCTAAGACGGCCCTACAACCAACTAAAGAATCTCCGGCTCCAGTAAGTCCTGCGGCTCAAACGCAAACTACACCCACTCCGGTTGATGCGAAAATCCCAGAAACCGTGGCGGCTACCGTATCTACAAATTCCAGCGAAGAAACTTCAGATCAAAAGATTGAGCGCTTAAAAAAGGAAATCCGCAGCGGCCCTAAAAATGGCGCTTTGATCGTTCAACTAGCAGAAGAATTTTACAAAAAAGAAGATTACGAAAAAGCGACGCTGCTTCTGTGGAAACACGTCGATAAAATTGATCGCAAAGGTTTGGTTCTGCTAGCAAAGGCCCATGAAAAACGCAAAGAACCGAACGAGATGTTGCGTGCTTTGAATGTCCTTATCGGAAAAGACGAAAAAGATTTTGAAGCTTATTCACTCATGGGTAATGCCTATGTCATGAGCCGCAAAACCAAAGACGCGATGGAAAGCTATAAAAAAGCCACCGAACTGAATCCCCAGTATGAGCCGGCTTATGATGGCTTGATTGACCTTTACGAAAAACGAGAGCCGCCAAATCTTTATGAGTTGCGCATCCTTTATCAAGACATGGTTCAGAACATCGGACCTCGTCCTCAATATCTGCGCAAACTTTGCGAAATCAATACGATGGATGCTACTTATGAGCCAGCGGTTCATGCCTGCAATGAAGCCATTCGTAAAGACCCTAAAGTCGCTGACGGTTACGTTTACCTTGGGATTAGCCAGAAGGCCTTGGGTGAAGACGACGTGGCTTTAAAAACGCTCAAGAAAGCTTCTAAAGACTTTCCTAAGTCAGAGTTGGCGCAATATCAGTATGGAAAGCTCTTAGAAGATCAAAAGAACTATGTCGATGCGATGAAACAGTATAAGGCAGGTACAGAGGCAGATCCGCAAGCGGCCCGCTCTTGGTTGGGACTTGCTACTTCGTCGTTTGAAATTCGCAAATTTGATCTGGCTTTGATCGCGTTTAAGAACGCCTGCAAGTATGACAAAAAAAATGCCGTGGCCTTTAGAAAAGCCACGACAATTTTAAGAAACCAGAAGAACTCTCAGTGGATCGGAAAGTTTGAAGACGCTTCCGAAACCTGTACGTTCTAGTTTTCAGTAACGATACCACCTAAAAGGTCGTATTCCATGCTGTCGGTGATGTGAACTTTAACCATATCGCCGACTTGCGCATCACCTTCATTGATAAGCACAACACCATCGATATCCGGAGCTTGACCCCAGAAACGGCCTTGCAATAGCAAGTCTGTCTCTTCACTAAAACCTTCAACGATCACGTCGATAGTTTTACCTACGAAATCCGCATGTTTTTCGCGAGAAATATTCTGCTGAATTTCCATCAAAGCATCGTGACGATACTGTTTTGTTTCTTCATCAATTTGATTTTCCATGCGGCCACCTGGAGTATTCTCTTCTGGAGAATACTTAAAGCAACCTACGCGGTCGAATTGTTGTTCAGCGACGAATTGCAAAAGTTCTTCGAACTGTTCTTGGGTTTCGCCTGGGAAACCTACGATGAACTGAGTGCGGATCACAGCTTCAGGGATGTGCTCGCGGATATTCATCAACGCCGTTTCGACTTCGTCACGAGTCATCTTACGGTTCATGCTCTTAAGAACAGCGTCGTTGATGTGCTGCAAAGGCATGTCGAAGTACTTCACGATCTTTTTGCTATTTTTAATTACTTGAACCATCTCTGGAGTGATTCCATCTGGATACAAGTACATCAAACGGATCCACTGAAGACCTTCAACTTGATCCAAAGCTTTCAATAACTCAACCGGGCTTTCTTTGCGCGTTGGATCTTTGCGACGGATGTCCCAGCCGTAGTCCGTGAAGTCATGGCTGATAATAATAAGCTCTTTCACACCACCCGCAACTAGAAGCCTTGCTTCGGCCACGATGGCGTCGATAGAACGAGATTGAAGATTTCCGCGAATCAAAGGAATGGCACAGAAAGCACAACGCTTCATGCAGCCTTCAGAGATTTTCAAATAAGCACGATGACCCGGTTGCGAGTTCACGCGTGGAGTCGCTTCCTCTTGAAGATAAGTAGGAAGGTTGAAGAAAGTTTTCTTCGTGTCACCAGCTTCTGAATTTTTTAGGATCTTAGCGATATTTTGGAATTCACCCGAACCTACGAAAAGATCAGCTTCCGGCAAACCTTCAACAAGGTCGTCTTTATAGCGCTGAGTTAAGCAACCAGCGACAACGACTTTTTTAATTTTGCCTTCTTGCTTTAGATCACTCATATCCAAAATTCTTTGGATGGATTCCTTTTTAGAATCTTCGATGAAACCACAAGTATTTACGATCACGGTGTCCGCATCTTCAGCCTCGCCAACAACTTGGTAGCCGTCTTTCATCAAAGTGCCAGCCATGATCTCACTGTCGACAAGATTCTTTGGACAACCTAAAGAGATAAAATGAACTTTGTTGTTTTGAGTTGTCTCTTGTTTCATAGATCCGTCACCTGTGCACCTTTAGGCGGTTGGTATTTAAATAAACTTTTCTTTTCTTTTTTCTTAAACTCGATGTCCGAAAACTTCAGCGTCGTTAGATTTCCGATATCGTCTTTATAAGAAATCTCGTTCAGTGTGCTGTCTTTCGGGTTTATCACGACTTGCATCGACTTCACCGTCAGATCGTCGTATAGCGGGGTTACATCGAGCTTTACAAGGTCGCCCGCTTTTTCTTCCTTCTGAACCTTGAAGTTCTTTTCTAGATCCGTTCCCAGAAGCGAAGAAATCAAAATATGCGACCTGGTTTTTTTATCGACCTTGCCTTTAGCTACTTGGACAGGCCCGCCGAATTCTTTTGGAGGAGTTTGCTCGCTCCAAATTGTGGAACCATCGAAAACCAAAAGAGTTTGCTCTGGTTTCGTGTTTTCCCAACGGAACTTACCGTTTGCTAAAAAGATTTTTCCTTCGTGCTTTGTTTCTTTGCCTAGAAGTTCTGACTTCACAGACTTTTCCACGCTCATTTCCACAAGCTTGGCGTTACGATATTTCTTAGATACTTTTTGAAGAGTCCCATTCCCCGTTGCTGCAAAAACACCCCAGGAAAAGGTCATAAGGAAAAACAAGATACTGATTCTTTTAAACATTCGCGATTTATAGCAGATGTCTGGACGCTCCGCAAGAGAGCCTCCTATGGGCTAGCACCCAAACCTCAAAATGGGCCGGGCACCCCAAGGCTATGTGAGCCGCCCTCGCTGTAGCCCCCGTAGTTAAGACATCATCGGCAAAAATCCAAAGCGTCTCAGGCGCAAAGTCCACAGGGCTTGTAGATTTTTCACGAAGCCTCATCTCGATGAGAGCCCTCTCGGCACGGTCCGCACCCCTCTGGTGGTGCTTGGAAAGCTTCTCCAAACAGGGGTGCAAACTCGCTCCCAATGACTCCGCAAGCCCTTGGGCCCAGGCAAAAGAGTGGTCCTTTTGATCGATACGTTTTGCCGGGGCAGGCACCACTTGGATACGACGGTTGGAAGTGAGGTTCGATAAATTTTTTCGAGCGAAATCTTGGGCGTAATACCTCCAAGCCTCTTCGTTTCCGGTTCCCTTCAGCGATAAAACGAGTTGAGAAAGAATGTCACTTCTTCCTGGATCCCAACTATAGTGAGCGCGCACTTGAAATGGCGGCACCAAAATCGGAGTGGATTGCTCCCAGCGATCGAGTTTTAGAGCACAATATCTACAAAACCTTCCCTTCGTGACCAAGAAAGATCCGCAATTCAGACAGCACGACAGGTGTTTCTTAAATAAATTAAATGTTGGATTCATCACAGTGCTTCTACTGCAAATTCTTTGACAGCTTTTGCGGCCAGGCCTAGAAACTGACTAGAGGGGAAATCATGAAACTTTTTGCTCTGATTCTGACTTTAGGTCTTTCACTTCAAGCCTTCGCGGCTCATCGTGGTCTTTCGCCAGTGCGCAAGTCCGGTGAAACTTATCAACAAGCTCGTGATCGCCATCTCTTCAATTGGAACTTCAAAATTCCATCTCCATTTCCATCGCCGTTTGATGATCATCAAGAGGAGATGTCTTTTGGTTCTCCGGTTGATAGATATAAAAAACCTTTGAAGAATTTGGATCTTAGCGAAATCCCGGACGTGGGTTCTTACGCGGATCTTGAGCGTGAATTCAAGTATGTTCGCGACACTCGTTTTCTTCAAACAGAAGATCCCTCATTCCCTCGTCGTTTGACTTGGATGTATCCTGATGACGGCTGTTATGCTCGCGCGGAAATGGCAAAGATCGGATTGGTTGAGCACAACTTCCCGGCACCTAAGAAGATTTTCGTATTCGGAAATTTGCACGCAATCACTAAGAACTCACCCACCGGTGATGTTATGTGGTGGTATCACGTAGCTGTCACTTACAGAGTGGGCAACGAAGCCTACGTTTTTGATCCTGCAATTGAGCCATCCCGTCCATTGAAATTAACAGAGTGGAACGACAAAGTCGGCGGCAGCCGCTCCAACGTTCAGTATACAATCTGTCACAAAGATACTTTCGATCCTTCGCAAGATTGCGTGAAGCCTCATGCTTTGACTGAAAAAGAAGCTGTGAGCGAACAAGTTTCCTTCTTGGAATACGAATGGGACCGCGTAAAAGAGTTGGGTCGTGATCCTTACAAGGAATTGGGTGAATTCCCGCCTTGGTCGGTAGCTCACTAGATATTGTGATATGGAATTTTTTTGATGATCGTAAAGGCGCGGTAGATTTGCTCTAAGCTCATCGCCTGCGCCATTAAGTGATTCATCACCATCGGTGACAAAGCCACCTTCAGATCGGCTCTTTTGCGAACGTCTTCGTTCACACCGAAAGCGCCACCAATAATAAAAATAGCGCGCTTCTTAGAGCTTCCCAGAATATTTTCGATTTTTTTAGAAAACTGAATCGAATCAAAAGCAGAGCCGCGTTCGTCAAAAAGAACGACGAAGTCATCGCTATTGATATTTTTAAGAATGAGTTCGGATTCTTCGTTGCGTTTAAAATCCGCATCTTCGCGCGCGGATTTTTTTGCTTTCAAACTTTGAATTTCAAAAGGAATAAAGAAAGAGATCTTCTTTTTGTACAACTCGCTGACCTCATCAGCCCAAGCCTCTTTGGCCGTCGCGAGATTGTACAAAATGAATTTCATAGATTACTGAGCCTCGCCCTTACCCAAGTAAGGATCTTTGAAACCAAGGTCTTTGCCTTCTCTCCAAAGGTTTTCAAGACTGTATTCCTGACGTACGAAATCATAGAAGATGTGAACGATCAAAGAACCGTAGTCCACAAGAACCCAACGTCCTTCGTCGATACCTTCCACACTTTGTGGATGCACGTTGTATTCTTCTTTTACCGCCATCACGATGTTTTCAGCCATAGCAGCCGCGTGACGAGTCGAAGTACCTGAAGCAATCAAAGTGTATTCACTTGGCGCGGCAATACCAGTTAAATCAAAACCACGTACATTGATGCCTTTCTTTGCGAACAAAACATTCGCGC contains the following coding sequences:
- a CDS encoding DUF2203 domain-containing protein, with amino-acid sequence MVEINRKKTFTLQEARRLLPLIYRMTDEASRQVKTHLNRIDAFSDKSHPSVGAIEAEINVIIDRWQVKVEKLGAEPKGLWMADFDNGDGFYCWKFPEVEINHWHGYQDGFSGRIVIE
- a CDS encoding tetratricopeptide repeat protein, with product MMTGLNFNRSLFILFLAFVSYSYTPQALGQSKDEFSLFEKELDANSSAEVKPSSAPKSTEKKTSTPAKAISAPAAKATPAPSPIPAPAAKTALQPTKESPAPVSPAAQTQTTPTPVDAKIPETVAATVSTNSSEETSDQKIERLKKEIRSGPKNGALIVQLAEEFYKKEDYEKATLLLWKHVDKIDRKGLVLLAKAHEKRKEPNEMLRALNVLIGKDEKDFEAYSLMGNAYVMSRKTKDAMESYKKATELNPQYEPAYDGLIDLYEKREPPNLYELRILYQDMVQNIGPRPQYLRKLCEINTMDATYEPAVHACNEAIRKDPKVADGYVYLGISQKALGEDDVALKTLKKASKDFPKSELAQYQYGKLLEDQKNYVDAMKQYKAGTEADPQAARSWLGLATSSFEIRKFDLALIAFKNACKYDKKNAVAFRKATTILRNQKNSQWIGKFEDASETCTF
- the rimO gene encoding 30S ribosomal protein S12 methylthiotransferase RimO, coding for MKQETTQNNKVHFISLGCPKNLVDSEIMAGTLMKDGYQVVGEAEDADTVIVNTCGFIEDSKKESIQRILDMSDLKQEGKIKKVVVAGCLTQRYKDDLVEGLPEADLFVGSGEFQNIAKILKNSEAGDTKKTFFNLPTYLQEEATPRVNSQPGHRAYLKISEGCMKRCAFCAIPLIRGNLQSRSIDAIVAEARLLVAGGVKELIIISHDFTDYGWDIRRKDPTRKESPVELLKALDQVEGLQWIRLMYLYPDGITPEMVQVIKNSKKIVKYFDMPLQHINDAVLKSMNRKMTRDEVETALMNIREHIPEAVIRTQFIVGFPGETQEQFEELLQFVAEQQFDRVGCFKYSPEENTPGGRMENQIDEETKQYRHDALMEIQQNISREKHADFVGKTIDVIVEGFSEETDLLLQGRFWGQAPDIDGVVLINEGDAQVGDMVKVHITDSMEYDLLGGIVTEN
- a CDS encoding LolA family protein — translated: MFKRISILFFLMTFSWGVFAATGNGTLQKVSKKYRNAKLVEMSVEKSVKSELLGKETKHEGKIFLANGKFRWENTKPEQTLLVFDGSTIWSEQTPPKEFGGPVQVAKGKVDKKTRSHILISSLLGTDLEKNFKVQKEEKAGDLVKLDVTPLYDDLTVKSMQVVINPKDSTLNEISYKDDIGNLTTLKFSDIEFKKKEKKSLFKYQPPKGAQVTDL
- a CDS encoding protein-glutamine glutaminase family protein, with translation MKLFALILTLGLSLQAFAAHRGLSPVRKSGETYQQARDRHLFNWNFKIPSPFPSPFDDHQEEMSFGSPVDRYKKPLKNLDLSEIPDVGSYADLEREFKYVRDTRFLQTEDPSFPRRLTWMYPDDGCYARAEMAKIGLVEHNFPAPKKIFVFGNLHAITKNSPTGDVMWWYHVAVTYRVGNEAYVFDPAIEPSRPLKLTEWNDKVGGSRSNVQYTICHKDTFDPSQDCVKPHALTEKEAVSEQVSFLEYEWDRVKELGRDPYKELGEFPPWSVAH
- a CDS encoding 23S rRNA (pseudouridine(1915)-N(3))-methyltransferase RlmH; amino-acid sequence: MKFILYNLATAKEAWADEVSELYKKKISFFIPFEIQSLKAKKSAREDADFKRNEESELILKNINSDDFVVLFDERGSAFDSIQFSKKIENILGSSKKRAIFIIGGAFGVNEDVRKRADLKVALSPMVMNHLMAQAMSLEQIYRAFTIIKKIPYHNI